A single region of the Pseudomonas marginalis genome encodes:
- a CDS encoding permease, producing MPNLAPTQPVRGWSFWWKPALFLLVACVGLYYVKWSPYYFKAFVAADNHSIGASILNDQQSSPLAAALAYAQVYFLAIWKAAVLAVILGSLLQVLIPRDWLLRLFGRAGLGSTLRGGLFALPGMMCSCCAAPVAAGMRRQQVSVGAALAFWIANPVLNPATLVFMGFVLGWGFTALRLVAGIVLVVGVSLVAQRIARPDQVPEVALDAVAEASQVEAQPFFSRWLRTLWQLFWSTIPIYILAVLVLGAARVWLFPHVDGAMANSLVWLVPLSIVGTLFVIPTAAEIPIVQTMMTLGMGTGPAVALLMTLPSVSLPSLLMLRKDFDARVLVTVAGLTMLVGVVCGLIGALIL from the coding sequence ATGCCCAACCTCGCCCCCACCCAGCCCGTCCGGGGCTGGTCGTTCTGGTGGAAACCTGCCCTCTTCCTATTGGTGGCCTGCGTCGGCCTCTACTACGTGAAGTGGTCGCCCTACTACTTCAAGGCGTTTGTCGCCGCTGACAACCACAGCATCGGCGCCTCGATCCTCAACGATCAACAAAGCTCGCCATTGGCGGCAGCGCTGGCCTACGCCCAGGTGTATTTCCTGGCGATCTGGAAGGCTGCCGTACTGGCGGTGATCCTCGGCTCGCTGCTGCAAGTGCTGATCCCCCGCGACTGGTTGCTGCGCCTGTTTGGCCGTGCCGGCCTCGGCTCGACCTTGCGCGGCGGGCTGTTCGCCTTGCCGGGGATGATGTGCAGTTGCTGCGCGGCGCCCGTCGCGGCCGGTATGCGCCGCCAGCAGGTGTCGGTGGGCGCGGCATTGGCCTTCTGGATTGCCAACCCGGTGCTGAATCCGGCGACGCTGGTGTTCATGGGTTTTGTACTGGGCTGGGGCTTTACCGCGTTGAGGCTGGTGGCGGGCATTGTGCTGGTGGTGGGTGTGTCACTGGTGGCACAACGCATCGCACGGCCGGACCAGGTGCCGGAAGTTGCCTTGGACGCGGTGGCCGAGGCCAGCCAGGTCGAAGCGCAACCCTTCTTCAGTCGCTGGCTGCGTACCCTGTGGCAGCTGTTCTGGAGCACCATACCGATCTATATCCTGGCGGTGCTGGTGCTCGGTGCCGCACGGGTGTGGCTGTTCCCCCACGTGGACGGCGCCATGGCCAACAGCCTGGTGTGGCTGGTGCCCCTGTCGATTGTCGGCACGCTGTTTGTGATTCCTACAGCGGCAGAGATCCCCATCGTACAAACCATGATGACCCTGGGCATGGGCACCGGCCCGGCCGTGGCCTTGCTGATGACCCTGCCCAGCGTGAGCCTGCCGTCGCTGTTGATGCTGCGCAAGGATTTCGATGCGCGGGTGCTGGTGACGGTGGCCGGGTTGACCATGCTGGTGGGCGTGGTGTGCGGGTTGATCGGCGCGCTTATCCTCTGA
- a CDS encoding glutathione S-transferase N-terminal domain-containing protein: MNPIAAFPINSKWPARHPERLQLYSLPTPNGVKVSIMLEELGLPYEAHKVSFETQDQFSPEFLSLNPNNKIPAIIDPDGPAGQPLALFESGAILIYLAEKSSQLLSEDPATRYETIQWLMFQMGGIGPMFGQLGFFNKFAGKDYEDKRPRDRYAAESRRLLDVLEKRLLGRTWIMGDDYSIADIATFPWIRNLIGFYESGDLVGIADFPNVLRALDGFVARPAVIRGLNIPS; this comes from the coding sequence ATGAACCCGATCGCCGCGTTCCCGATCAACAGCAAATGGCCCGCCCGGCATCCGGAGCGCCTGCAACTGTACTCGTTGCCCACGCCCAACGGGGTAAAAGTCTCGATCATGCTCGAAGAGCTGGGCCTGCCTTATGAGGCGCACAAGGTCAGTTTCGAGACCCAGGACCAGTTTTCCCCCGAGTTCCTGTCCCTGAACCCCAACAACAAAATCCCCGCGATCATCGACCCCGACGGCCCGGCGGGGCAGCCGTTGGCGCTGTTCGAGTCAGGCGCAATCCTGATCTACCTGGCGGAAAAATCCAGCCAGTTGCTTTCCGAAGATCCGGCGACACGTTATGAAACGATTCAATGGCTGATGTTCCAGATGGGGGGCATCGGTCCGATGTTTGGCCAACTGGGCTTCTTCAATAAGTTCGCCGGCAAGGACTACGAAGACAAGCGCCCCCGCGACCGTTACGCCGCGGAATCCCGTCGCCTGCTGGACGTGCTGGAAAAGCGCCTGCTCGGCCGCACCTGGATCATGGGCGACGACTACAGCATCGCCGACATCGCCACCTTCCCCTGGATTCGCAACCTGATCGGTTTCTATGAATCGGGCGATCTGGTGGGCATTGCCGACTTCCCTAACGTACTGCGCGCGCTGGACGGCTTTGTCGCCCGGCCGGCGGTCATCCGTGGCCTGAATATTCCGAGCTGA
- a CDS encoding PhzF family phenazine biosynthesis protein yields the protein MPTFDFKQLDVFSSVSLKGNPLAVVLGADSLSDQQMADFAKWTNLSETTFLLTPRDARADYRVRIFTTLQELPFAGHPTLGSCHAWLKAGGVPQGEEIIQECGIGLVRIRRQGDELAFIAPPLMRSGPVDSALLERVRLGLGLAPGAIVRSQWVDNGAGWLAVMLADRDQVLALQPDYSQLLGLAVGVIAPCNPADDVDAQFEVRAFVAGDGAQEDPATGSLNAGVAQWLLSEGLAPECYVVSQGTAMGRAGRIRVERQGDEIWVGGAVTVCIEGRLQL from the coding sequence ATGCCGACTTTCGATTTCAAACAACTGGATGTATTCAGCAGCGTGTCGCTCAAGGGCAATCCGCTGGCCGTCGTGCTGGGTGCTGACAGCCTCAGCGACCAACAGATGGCTGACTTCGCCAAATGGACAAACCTCAGTGAAACCACGTTTTTGCTGACACCGCGCGATGCTCGGGCGGACTACCGGGTGAGGATCTTTACCACCTTGCAGGAGCTGCCGTTCGCCGGGCACCCGACGCTGGGCAGTTGCCATGCGTGGCTCAAGGCGGGTGGGGTACCCCAAGGCGAGGAGATTATCCAGGAGTGTGGAATCGGCCTGGTGCGTATTCGGCGTCAAGGCGATGAACTGGCGTTTATTGCACCGCCGTTAATGCGCTCCGGCCCTGTGGACTCCGCGCTGCTGGAGCGCGTTCGCCTGGGATTGGGCCTGGCGCCGGGGGCCATTGTGCGCAGCCAGTGGGTCGACAATGGCGCGGGGTGGCTCGCGGTGATGCTGGCTGACCGTGATCAGGTCCTGGCCTTGCAGCCGGACTATTCGCAGCTGCTTGGGCTGGCCGTCGGGGTGATTGCTCCTTGCAACCCGGCTGACGACGTGGACGCGCAGTTTGAGGTGCGTGCCTTTGTCGCAGGCGACGGGGCCCAGGAAGACCCTGCCACCGGCAGCCTGAATGCGGGCGTCGCACAATGGCTGCTCAGCGAAGGACTCGCACCTGAGTGCTACGTGGTCAGCCAGGGCACGGCCATGGGGCGTGCGGGGCGTATTCGCGTCGAGCGCCAGGGTGATGAAATCTGGGTCGGCGGCGCCGTTACGGTGTGTATCGAAGGTCGTCTACAGCTCTAG
- the hemB gene encoding porphobilinogen synthase — protein MTSQFPQARPRRLRRSPELRGLFQETEFTLNDLVLPIFVEEEIDDFVPITSMPGVQRIPEKKLAAEIERYARAGIKSVMTFGVSHHLDANGSDTWKERGLVSRMSSIIKDAVPDMIVMSDTCFCEYTDHGHCGVMHGAHVDNDATLVNLGKQAVAAARAGADVIAPSAAMDGQVQAIRRALDEAGFTHIPIMAYSTKFASALYGPFREAGGSALKGDRKSYQMNPMNRREAVRESLLDEQEGADALMVKPAGAYLDIIRDIREASRLPVAAYQVSGEYAMIKFGAQAGAIDEDRVVRETLGSIKRAGADLIFTYFAMDLALAGI, from the coding sequence ATGACCAGCCAGTTCCCCCAAGCCCGTCCACGCCGCCTGCGCCGCTCCCCGGAGCTGCGTGGCTTGTTCCAGGAAACCGAGTTCACCCTCAACGACCTGGTGCTGCCGATTTTCGTCGAAGAAGAAATCGACGACTTCGTGCCGATCACCAGCATGCCCGGCGTGCAACGCATCCCGGAAAAGAAGCTGGCTGCCGAGATCGAGCGCTATGCCCGTGCCGGTATCAAGTCGGTGATGACCTTCGGCGTGTCCCACCACCTGGACGCCAACGGCAGCGACACCTGGAAGGAACGCGGCCTGGTCTCGCGGATGTCCTCGATCATCAAGGACGCGGTGCCGGACATGATCGTAATGTCCGACACGTGCTTCTGCGAATACACCGACCACGGCCACTGCGGCGTGATGCACGGTGCCCATGTCGACAACGACGCGACCCTGGTCAACCTCGGCAAGCAAGCCGTTGCCGCCGCCCGCGCCGGGGCCGACGTGATCGCCCCCTCGGCCGCCATGGACGGCCAGGTCCAGGCCATCCGCCGTGCGCTGGATGAAGCCGGCTTCACCCATATCCCGATCATGGCCTACTCCACCAAATTCGCCTCGGCCCTCTACGGCCCATTCCGCGAAGCCGGCGGCAGTGCGCTCAAGGGCGACCGCAAAAGCTACCAGATGAACCCGATGAACCGCCGCGAAGCCGTGCGCGAATCGCTGCTGGACGAACAGGAAGGCGCGGACGCACTGATGGTCAAGCCGGCCGGTGCCTACCTCGACATCATCCGCGACATCCGCGAAGCCTCGCGCCTGCCGGTGGCGGCGTACCAGGTCAGCGGCGAATACGCGATGATCAAGTTCGGCGCCCAGGCGGGAGCGATCGATGAGGATCGGGTCGTGCGTGAGACCTTGGGGTCGATCAAGCGTGCGGGTGCGGATTTGATCTTTACCTACTTCGCGATGGACTTGGCGTTGGCTGGGATCTAA
- a CDS encoding RHS repeat-associated core domain-containing protein has product MDVKTVDVESVFRDFRECLNTFDDWAQSFWRFSALEVEQVFKVGDEVALVAPINRSIIPSSTVATCPANGTLTLVHMFQSTRFVPIGDTPVMLQRVDPNGGPLGEPIHKTIGPSGLLEITECDRNQPYRITFYPNVSKDHVKALYGSYQSVIAGLEARLREEWTRTFQDQWKDYAEAKPLDRRRMLEAAFFSGLGKALFNVWDNVTQLYDLLADLKPNGEKLLAYLSQAELDELLKLGNDTIANGLLVLSDEPLLFIYLSAMVSWMRLLPPPQMTELWGEITGEVLINLLLIRVLGAMGVVARLGAQVLSAIKSKRARELLELLAKQLVKPGLEPHAEALKPLLLGGPATAIKAVPVAPLKAGEHVVSNPVPAVRRKTQQTVLVRQEPVDDVPISGKNPNGNAAAPSDKTVTNGCPVSMVTGEELLTLTDGVLDGILPFEWTRLYRTSAVEVDGGLGFGWSHSLAHRLAVSGDSVVWTDHENRSTSFPMPTVARPAITNSLAEAAIYLGASPDELVLAQASRFYHFRDGVLVSISDAYDNRLWIARDFLGRIERLDNGAGCALFLRYESDRIVAVDYQVQRAEDRGPYVWITEQSIVSYAYDDAGRLVSATNAVGESEVYRYDDQHVILERGLAGGASFFWEWERAGKAARCVRHWASFSQMDTRYVWGDDGRVTLHNADGSQEVYVHDDRARLVRRIDPDGAQHFKSYDAKGRLTVEQDPLGAVTAYQYDEAGRLVALFPGDDEPTTYEHDNGFVRVVRRGLAVWKYERNDQGDVIRKIDPDGHVTDYSYDKYGQLIGVWYPDHSCQRLVWNERGQLVEEQLPNGGIKRYRYDDLGRQLAREDEHGALTQYQWDSVGRLVRVVLPGGACREYSYNPYGKITAERDELGHVTRYEYADGLHLISRRINADGTQVKYRYDNVRLLLTEIENEVGETYRLAYHPNGLIQQETRFDGQRTAYVYDLNGNLQEKTEHGDDGSQLVNRYERDHAGRLVRKTLPDGSLVEYAYDRQGNLLSVDDGHWALAYEYDSQNRLTAEHQGWGTLRYGYDACGQLQHLRLPDNNRLVFNHGKGGHLATVELNGALLTSHLFKAGQEHQRQQGQLLSHYHYDDQHRLHAHAITQQQDHLYQRQYDYDKTGNLTRLLDTRKGEHRYHYDPLGRLTRADHSQDLQERFGHTRAGNLLMQDRPGPDIVAGNRLMIQGDRHYDYDAFGNLIRERRGKGHQLVTEYRYDCQHRLIGITQPNGQTASYRYDPFGRRISKTVDGLTTEFFWQGDRLIAEHHADRHRSYLYEPDSFRPLVLLEGFGPIDTKPYHYQLDHLGTPQELTSPDGDIVWSAHYRAYGQISRLDKGTIDNPLRFQGQYFDQESGLHYNRHRYYNPDIGCYLTPDPVKLAGGLNAYQYVPNPMGWVDPLGLSTCPGGDKCKPNPSAEVPAGKAQVNEGSPLSPTSSNSPPTLGYHKETFANKPVKPEETIQKWDEFLGPGPHTNTNPRTGKPDRDRIVSSDAKRSIRYGAHEMNSKPSKHHYHEETWTFEIKTNTMNVDNTVVRVPLTKK; this is encoded by the coding sequence ATGGATGTGAAGACGGTCGACGTTGAAAGCGTCTTCCGTGACTTTCGCGAATGCCTGAATACGTTCGATGACTGGGCGCAAAGTTTCTGGCGCTTCTCGGCGCTGGAGGTCGAGCAGGTCTTCAAGGTCGGCGATGAGGTGGCGCTGGTCGCACCGATCAATCGCTCAATCATCCCCAGCAGCACCGTCGCCACGTGCCCGGCCAATGGCACCCTGACGCTGGTGCATATGTTCCAAAGCACGCGCTTCGTGCCCATCGGCGACACGCCGGTGATGCTGCAGCGCGTCGATCCCAATGGCGGCCCCTTGGGCGAGCCGATCCACAAGACCATCGGCCCCAGCGGCCTCCTCGAAATCACCGAGTGTGATCGCAACCAGCCGTACCGGATCACCTTCTATCCCAACGTTTCCAAGGACCACGTCAAGGCGCTGTATGGGTCTTATCAGTCGGTGATCGCGGGGTTGGAGGCTCGCCTGCGTGAAGAGTGGACCCGCACTTTCCAGGATCAGTGGAAAGACTATGCCGAAGCCAAGCCCCTCGATCGGCGCCGAATGCTGGAAGCAGCGTTTTTCAGCGGCCTTGGAAAAGCCCTCTTCAATGTGTGGGACAACGTTACGCAGCTGTATGACCTGCTGGCGGACCTCAAGCCCAACGGCGAAAAGCTGTTGGCCTACCTATCCCAGGCCGAACTCGATGAGCTGCTGAAGCTCGGCAACGACACGATTGCCAATGGTTTGCTGGTGCTCAGCGATGAGCCGCTGTTGTTTATCTACCTGTCGGCGATGGTCAGTTGGATGCGCCTGCTGCCACCGCCGCAGATGACTGAACTGTGGGGTGAGATCACTGGCGAGGTCCTGATCAATCTGCTGTTGATTCGTGTATTGGGTGCGATGGGGGTGGTGGCGCGGCTGGGGGCTCAAGTGCTGAGCGCTATCAAATCCAAGCGCGCGCGGGAGTTGTTGGAGTTGCTGGCCAAGCAGCTTGTAAAGCCGGGGTTGGAGCCGCATGCCGAAGCGCTGAAGCCTTTGCTGCTCGGTGGCCCCGCGACAGCGATCAAGGCTGTACCGGTTGCGCCGTTGAAGGCGGGGGAGCATGTGGTTTCGAACCCGGTGCCGGCGGTTCGCAGGAAAACTCAGCAGACGGTGTTGGTCCGCCAGGAGCCTGTGGATGATGTACCTATTTCGGGGAAGAACCCGAACGGGAATGCGGCGGCCCCTTCGGATAAGACCGTCACCAACGGCTGCCCGGTGTCGATGGTTACCGGGGAGGAATTGCTCACCCTCACCGATGGTGTTTTAGACGGGATCTTGCCGTTCGAGTGGACCCGGCTGTATCGCACCAGTGCGGTGGAAGTGGATGGCGGGTTGGGGTTTGGCTGGAGTCATTCGCTGGCGCATCGGCTTGCGGTGTCGGGCGATTCGGTGGTGTGGACGGACCATGAGAACCGCAGTACTTCGTTTCCGATGCCGACTGTTGCTCGGCCAGCAATCACCAATAGTTTGGCCGAAGCCGCGATCTATTTGGGCGCGTCGCCGGATGAACTGGTGCTGGCCCAGGCGTCGCGGTTTTATCACTTTCGCGACGGTGTGCTGGTCTCGATCAGCGACGCGTACGACAACCGGTTGTGGATTGCTCGGGATTTTCTGGGGCGTATCGAGCGGCTGGATAACGGTGCGGGGTGTGCGCTGTTCCTGCGCTATGAATCGGACCGCATCGTGGCGGTGGACTACCAGGTGCAGCGGGCCGAAGACCGTGGTCCGTATGTCTGGATTACTGAGCAGAGCATTGTTTCCTACGCCTATGACGATGCTGGCCGACTGGTCTCGGCGACCAATGCGGTAGGTGAAAGCGAGGTTTATCGCTACGACGATCAGCACGTGATTCTTGAGCGTGGACTGGCCGGTGGGGCGAGTTTCTTTTGGGAATGGGAACGGGCGGGCAAGGCTGCGCGATGTGTTCGGCATTGGGCCAGTTTTTCCCAGATGGATACGCGGTATGTCTGGGGGGACGACGGCCGTGTCACGCTGCACAACGCCGATGGCAGTCAGGAAGTGTATGTCCATGACGACCGGGCGCGGCTGGTGCGGCGGATTGATCCGGACGGTGCCCAGCATTTCAAATCCTACGACGCTAAAGGCCGGCTGACGGTTGAGCAGGATCCGCTGGGGGCGGTGACGGCGTATCAGTATGACGAAGCCGGACGTTTGGTGGCGTTGTTTCCGGGGGATGATGAGCCAACAACCTACGAGCATGACAACGGGTTCGTACGGGTTGTAAGGCGGGGTCTGGCGGTCTGGAAGTACGAGCGCAATGACCAGGGCGACGTCATTCGTAAGATCGATCCCGACGGACATGTCACCGACTACAGCTATGACAAATACGGGCAACTGATTGGGGTTTGGTACCCGGACCACAGTTGTCAGCGGCTGGTGTGGAATGAGCGGGGGCAACTGGTTGAGGAGCAGTTGCCCAACGGCGGGATCAAGCGTTATCGCTATGACGATCTTGGCCGGCAGCTTGCCCGCGAGGATGAGCATGGCGCGCTGACCCAGTATCAGTGGGACAGCGTGGGTCGCTTGGTTCGCGTGGTGCTGCCCGGTGGGGCGTGTCGGGAATACAGCTACAACCCCTACGGAAAAATCACCGCCGAACGCGACGAATTGGGCCACGTCACCCGCTACGAATACGCCGACGGGTTGCACCTGATCAGTCGGCGCATCAACGCTGATGGCACTCAGGTCAAGTACCGCTACGATAACGTGCGGTTATTGCTGACCGAGATCGAAAACGAAGTCGGCGAGACCTACCGACTTGCTTATCATCCCAACGGACTGATCCAGCAGGAAACCAGGTTTGATGGGCAGCGTACGGCCTACGTCTACGACCTCAACGGCAACCTGCAGGAAAAGACCGAACACGGTGACGATGGAAGTCAGCTCGTTAACCGTTACGAGCGAGACCACGCCGGACGCCTCGTCAGAAAAACCCTGCCCGACGGCAGCCTTGTTGAATATGCCTACGACCGTCAGGGCAACCTCCTCAGCGTCGACGACGGCCACTGGGCGCTCGCCTACGAATACGATAGCCAAAACCGCCTCACCGCCGAACACCAGGGCTGGGGCACCTTGCGCTACGGCTACGACGCCTGCGGCCAGCTTCAACACCTGCGCCTACCGGACAACAACCGCTTGGTGTTCAACCACGGCAAAGGCGGCCACCTCGCCACCGTCGAATTAAACGGCGCGCTGCTGACGTCTCATCTGTTCAAAGCCGGCCAGGAACACCAGCGCCAACAAGGCCAACTCCTCAGCCACTACCACTACGACGACCAACACCGCCTGCACGCCCACGCAATCACCCAGCAACAAGATCACCTCTACCAACGTCAATACGACTACGACAAAACCGGCAACCTCACCCGCCTGCTCGACACGCGCAAAGGCGAACACCGCTACCACTACGACCCACTAGGCCGCCTCACCCGCGCCGACCACTCCCAAGACCTGCAGGAACGCTTCGGCCACACACGCGCCGGCAACCTGCTGATGCAAGACCGCCCCGGCCCCGACATCGTCGCCGGCAACCGCCTGATGATCCAGGGCGACCGCCACTACGACTATGACGCCTTCGGCAACCTCATCCGCGAGCGGCGTGGCAAAGGCCATCAACTCGTCACCGAATACCGTTACGACTGCCAGCATCGGCTGATAGGCATCACCCAACCCAACGGCCAAACCGCCAGTTACCGCTACGACCCGTTTGGGCGGCGCATCAGCAAAACCGTTGACGGCCTAACCACGGAGTTTTTCTGGCAAGGCGACAGGCTGATTGCCGAACACCATGCGGATCGCCATCGCAGCTATCTCTATGAACCCGACAGCTTTCGCCCGCTGGTTCTGTTGGAAGGCTTCGGCCCAATAGATACCAAGCCCTATCACTACCAACTCGACCACCTCGGCACGCCGCAAGAACTCACCTCTCCAGACGGCGACATCGTCTGGTCCGCGCATTACCGCGCCTACGGCCAGATCAGCCGACTCGACAAAGGCACAATCGACAACCCGCTACGTTTTCAGGGTCAGTACTTTGATCAGGAAAGCGGGCTGCACTACAACCGCCATCGCTACTACAATCCGGATATTGGGTGTTACCTGACGCCTGATCCGGTGAAGTTGGCGGGTGGGCTCAACGCGTACCAGTACGTGCCGAACCCTATGGGGTGGGTGGATCCGTTAGGTCTGAGTACCTGTCCAGGCGGGGATAAATGCAAGCCGAACCCCAGTGCTGAAGTTCCAGCGGGAAAAGCACAGGTTAATGAAGGCAGCCCACTCAGTCCCACAAGCTCCAACTCTCCACCTACACTGGGCTACCATAAGGAGACCTTTGCCAATAAACCTGTAAAGCCGGAAGAAACCATTCAGAAATGGGATGAATTTCTAGGACCTGGCCCTCACACAAACACCAACCCACGAACTGGGAAGCCCGACCGCGACAGAATTGTTTCCAGCGACGCAAAAAGAAGTATTCGTTACGGGGCCCATGAAATGAATAGCAAGCCAAGCAAGCATCACTATCATGAGGAGACATGGACGTTCGAGATAAAAACCAACACCATGAACGTTGACAATACTGTTGTACGCGTTCCCCTGACGAAGAAGTGA
- a CDS encoding DUF1615 domain-containing protein, which yields MSPRCLILCLTSLVVLAGCSTSRGPQQPARSEAEVKAEIVRLLPAKVPDRNGWAQDIYTAFDTQKIYPSTENICAVLAVTEQESTYQVDPPVPNMGKIAQDEILRRAAKVHVPAFVVRSALQLRSPTGQSYADRLNAARTEKDLSGIFDDFISVVPLGNTLFGGFNPVHTAGPMQVSIDFAQKQARGYPYTVDGTIRREVFTRRGGMYFGIAHLLGYPVSYDQPLYRFADFNAGWYASRNAAFQAAVSRASGTELALDGDLIRYGSLLPGTTELAVRSLGAKLDMRNPSIRSQLEQGEQLDFEDTTLYKRVFALADQAAGKPMPRAILPGIELKSPKITRNLTTAWFAKRVDERYQRCMKR from the coding sequence ATGTCCCCACGTTGCCTGATCCTCTGCCTCACCTCATTGGTGGTGCTGGCCGGCTGTTCCACGTCACGCGGCCCGCAGCAACCAGCGCGCAGCGAGGCCGAGGTGAAGGCCGAGATCGTGCGTTTGCTCCCGGCGAAGGTTCCAGACCGCAACGGCTGGGCCCAGGACATCTACACTGCCTTTGACACTCAAAAGATCTACCCCAGTACCGAGAATATCTGTGCCGTATTGGCGGTGACCGAGCAGGAGTCCACCTATCAGGTCGACCCGCCCGTACCCAATATGGGCAAGATCGCCCAGGATGAAATCCTGCGCCGTGCCGCCAAGGTGCATGTGCCCGCTTTTGTGGTGCGCAGCGCCCTGCAGCTGCGCTCGCCCACCGGCCAGTCCTATGCCGACCGCTTGAATGCCGCCCGCACGGAGAAGGACCTGAGTGGCATCTTCGATGACTTCATCAGCGTGGTGCCCCTGGGCAACACCCTGTTTGGCGGTTTCAATCCGGTGCACACCGCCGGTCCCATGCAGGTCAGTATCGACTTCGCCCAGAAGCAGGCGCGGGGTTATCCCTACACGGTGGATGGCACGATTCGTCGGGAAGTCTTCACCCGGCGCGGCGGCATGTACTTCGGTATCGCCCATCTGCTCGGTTACCCGGTGAGCTATGACCAGCCGCTGTACCGCTTTGCCGACTTCAATGCGGGTTGGTACGCCAGCCGTAATGCGGCGTTCCAGGCGGCTGTCAGCCGCGCGTCGGGCACTGAGTTGGCGCTGGACGGGGATTTGATTCGCTACGGCTCATTGCTGCCCGGCACCACCGAACTGGCGGTGCGCTCATTGGGCGCGAAGCTGGACATGCGCAATCCCAGCATTCGCAGCCAGCTGGAACAGGGCGAACAGTTGGATTTTGAAGACACCACCCTCTACAAGCGCGTGTTTGCCCTGGCCGACCAGGCCGCCGGCAAGCCGATGCCCCGTGCGATCCTGCCGGGCATCGAGCTCAAAAGCCCGAAGATCACCCGCAACCTGACCACGGCGTGGTTTGCCAAGCGCGTGGATGAGCGGTACCAGCGCTGCATGAAGCGCTGA
- a CDS encoding DUF4349 domain-containing protein, translating into MRHPDGPLQSLRAPLLILLAGLALVGCSPKDHSRATVINGEQGRAGAQLAYEHELTLALPGALLAPRMQATREACESARFGACNILGITEDSNGGEIILRIAPSGVEPMVTLAAEGGKLGQRITTAEDLADAVADIRRRQDRLQAQQQRLDELAKRKDISVSDLIALSKEQAGVENELQELAQVAAGQQRRLDTNRVTLNFRSADGANQPSRFSRMFSNLGTNLVDGTADALERASYVLPFVILAFPVVWLWVWLWRKFVRRRS; encoded by the coding sequence ATGCGCCATCCGGACGGCCCCCTTCAATCGCTTCGCGCGCCCCTGTTGATCCTGCTGGCCGGCCTGGCCCTGGTCGGCTGTTCACCCAAGGACCACTCCCGCGCCACGGTGATCAATGGCGAACAAGGCCGGGCCGGTGCGCAACTGGCCTATGAGCACGAACTGACCCTGGCCCTGCCCGGCGCCCTGCTCGCGCCGCGCATGCAGGCCACCCGTGAGGCCTGTGAATCGGCGCGGTTTGGCGCGTGCAATATCCTTGGCATCACCGAAGACAGCAACGGCGGCGAGATCATCCTGCGGATCGCACCTAGCGGCGTCGAACCGATGGTCACCCTGGCCGCTGAGGGCGGCAAACTCGGCCAGCGCATCACCACCGCCGAAGACCTGGCCGACGCGGTCGCCGATATACGTCGCCGCCAGGATCGCCTGCAAGCCCAGCAACAGCGCCTCGATGAACTGGCCAAGCGCAAGGACATCAGCGTCAGCGACCTGATTGCCTTGAGCAAGGAGCAGGCGGGCGTTGAAAACGAACTGCAGGAACTCGCCCAGGTTGCCGCCGGCCAGCAACGTCGCCTGGATACCAACCGCGTCACCCTCAACTTCCGCTCTGCCGACGGCGCGAACCAACCGTCACGCTTCAGCCGGATGTTCAGCAACCTGGGCACTAACCTGGTGGACGGCACCGCAGACGCCCTGGAACGCGCCAGCTATGTGCTGCCGTTCGTGATCCTGGCGTTTCCGGTGGTGTGGTTGTGGGTGTGGCTGTGGCGCAAATTTGTCCGGCGCCGCAGCTGA
- a CDS encoding PaaI family thioesterase has product MIAHAVPEGFVPLPRSSPLLDLLGPAYCRGDGLQLEIGLRADNRHANGRGTVHGGVLATLADVGMGYAMAFSSEPPLPLITASMTVDYLGAVQVGEWITVRLEHHKRGRQMAFATVSLQVGEKVVARANAVFAVPLADRQ; this is encoded by the coding sequence ATGATTGCCCACGCCGTGCCCGAAGGTTTTGTCCCGCTGCCGCGCAGCAGCCCGTTGCTGGATTTGCTTGGCCCGGCGTACTGCCGAGGTGACGGCCTGCAACTGGAAATCGGCCTGCGCGCCGACAATCGCCATGCCAATGGGCGTGGAACGGTGCACGGCGGGGTGCTGGCGACCCTGGCGGATGTCGGTATGGGCTATGCCATGGCGTTTTCCAGTGAGCCGCCGTTGCCGTTGATTACGGCGAGCATGACCGTGGATTACCTGGGGGCGGTGCAGGTGGGGGAGTGGATTACCGTGCGTTTGGAACATCACAAGCGAGGGCGGCAAATGGCGTTTGCCACGGTGAGCCTGCAGGTGGGAGAGAAGGTGGTGGCGCGGGCGAATGCGGTGTTTGCCGTGCCTCTCGCTGACAGGCAATAA